The following coding sequences lie in one Candidatus Eremiobacterota bacterium genomic window:
- a CDS encoding toll/interleukin-1 receptor domain-containing protein → MGERERVAETNERKSPSVLISYSHDSPDHERAVLALCNRLRASGIDTFIDQFLPGAPSEGWPLWMERQIEKCDFTLMVCTEPYLRRFMEIETRGIGRGVVWEARILRNLMYEDAEWHGRIIPLLLTPDAAPFVPTVFRGHVYDVNDDRGFQDLLRHLLQEPGAEPGALGSLNREGGRPIAFEPPWMVPDAMRTRYFTGRGDLLARLRGQLVERRRAALSGLGGIGKTQTAIEYAARHRAEYPDGVFWVNAETISALTSGFVAMAAALRLSAATSNDQDYILRAVLEWLNGAGGWLLILDNVEKREDVAPFLPSRSDGHVLVTSRETVFQEWGIARGLEVPDFDLEEGVRFLLTRTGREEVDPQEQTAASDLASELGNLPLALEQAAAYIAETNAAFSAYLIAFRKRRVALLQKSEALIARDTVAATWAANFDAVQQASPAAADILNVAALLAADAIPFELFLDGASVLGDAIAQAFVDPDDLAMVEVLRPLARYSLIRFDAAMRVFSVHRLVQEIVRTALSGEKSGAIVAQTVAALDAAFPEVEFARWPQCERLVPHVAAIARWLSADEVQPEAAGRLLNRTGRYLWERGRYAEAYALHERALAIRERSLGPEHPDVAISLNNLANVHYGQGRYAEARALHERALAIREQALGPYDAHVAISLNNLANVHYDQGRYSEAQELYERALAIRERLLTSDHPDVATSLSNLASVHFDQGQYDGARALYERALAITERVLGADHPFVARGLNNIANVDWHQGRYDEAQALYERALAIGESAVGPDHPDVAYSLDGIAKIYARLGEYAHAQALHQRALTIRERALGPDHPVVAPSLAGLGRIHAEQGQYAQAETLHERALGILERARGPDHVDLAETLVGLAAVRTGQGRNGEALALYERARAIIERTFTADHPELQEIRRHIDAIRSA, encoded by the coding sequence ATGGTATGCACCGAGCCGTATCTTCGGCGCTTCATGGAGATCGAAACGCGTGGCATTGGCCGCGGCGTCGTGTGGGAGGCGAGAATTCTCCGGAACCTCATGTACGAGGATGCGGAGTGGCACGGCCGGATCATTCCGCTCCTGCTGACGCCGGATGCCGCGCCCTTCGTTCCGACGGTATTTCGAGGGCACGTTTACGACGTCAACGACGACCGAGGTTTTCAAGACCTGCTGCGTCACTTGCTACAAGAACCCGGTGCCGAACCGGGAGCATTGGGATCGCTGAACCGCGAGGGCGGCCGCCCAATCGCTTTCGAGCCTCCGTGGATGGTTCCCGATGCGATGCGTACGCGTTACTTCACCGGACGTGGAGACTTGCTCGCGCGACTTCGTGGGCAACTCGTGGAGCGTCGGCGCGCGGCGTTGAGCGGTTTGGGCGGCATCGGCAAGACACAAACCGCGATCGAGTATGCGGCGCGCCATCGCGCAGAGTACCCGGATGGCGTCTTCTGGGTGAACGCCGAGACGATCTCGGCGCTAACGAGCGGGTTCGTTGCCATGGCCGCCGCTTTACGCCTTTCCGCGGCGACATCCAACGATCAAGACTACATCCTCCGAGCGGTTCTGGAGTGGCTGAACGGTGCCGGTGGCTGGCTTCTGATACTCGACAACGTCGAGAAGCGCGAAGATGTCGCGCCATTCTTGCCATCTCGCAGCGACGGGCACGTCCTCGTCACCTCGCGCGAAACGGTCTTTCAGGAGTGGGGAATCGCACGCGGGCTGGAGGTTCCCGACTTCGATCTTGAGGAGGGCGTGCGATTTCTCCTCACGAGAACCGGCCGCGAAGAAGTCGATCCTCAAGAGCAGACCGCCGCAAGCGATCTAGCGTCGGAACTCGGTAATCTTCCACTCGCACTCGAACAAGCTGCCGCCTACATCGCGGAGACAAACGCGGCCTTCTCCGCCTATCTCATCGCATTTCGTAAGCGGCGCGTCGCACTGCTGCAAAAATCCGAAGCCTTGATTGCGCGCGACACCGTTGCCGCAACCTGGGCGGCGAATTTCGACGCCGTACAGCAGGCATCGCCGGCGGCAGCCGACATTCTCAACGTCGCGGCATTGCTTGCGGCCGACGCCATTCCGTTCGAACTCTTTCTCGACGGTGCAAGCGTCTTGGGTGATGCGATCGCGCAGGCGTTTGTTGACCCCGACGACCTCGCGATGGTCGAGGTGTTGCGGCCGCTCGCGCGATATTCACTCATTCGATTCGATGCCGCCATGCGCGTCTTTAGCGTGCATCGCCTGGTGCAAGAGATCGTTCGGACGGCCCTATCCGGCGAAAAGTCGGGCGCGATCGTCGCGCAGACGGTCGCTGCTCTGGACGCGGCGTTTCCCGAGGTCGAATTCGCCCGATGGCCGCAGTGCGAGCGGCTCGTGCCGCACGTCGCGGCGATTGCACGCTGGCTCAGCGCCGACGAGGTGCAGCCCGAGGCGGCGGGCCGACTTCTGAACCGAACGGGGCGCTATCTTTGGGAACGAGGACGTTATGCCGAGGCCTACGCGCTGCACGAGCGCGCGCTGGCTATTCGAGAGCGATCGCTCGGGCCCGAGCACCCCGACGTCGCCATCAGCCTCAACAACCTCGCAAACGTCCATTACGGTCAGGGGCGATACGCCGAGGCTCGGGCACTCCATGAACGCGCGCTTGCAATTCGAGAGCAGGCGCTCGGACCATACGACGCGCACGTAGCGATCAGTCTCAATAATTTGGCGAACGTCCATTACGATCAGGGCCGATATAGTGAGGCGCAGGAGTTGTACGAACGCGCACTCGCCATCCGCGAACGACTGCTCACGTCCGATCATCCCGATGTCGCGACGAGCCTGAGCAATCTGGCGAGCGTGCATTTCGATCAAGGTCAGTATGACGGAGCGCGGGCGCTCTACGAGCGCGCCCTGGCGATTACCGAACGCGTGCTCGGCGCCGATCATCCCTTCGTCGCGCGCGGCCTCAACAACATCGCGAACGTCGATTGGCACCAGGGTCGTTATGATGAGGCCCAAGCGCTTTACGAGCGCGCGCTCGCTATCGGTGAGAGCGCGGTGGGCCCGGATCATCCGGACGTGGCATACAGTCTCGACGGCATTGCGAAAATCTATGCGAGGCTCGGAGAGTACGCCCACGCGCAAGCGCTGCACCAACGCGCGCTGACGATTCGGGAGCGCGCCCTGGGCCCCGATCATCCGGTCGTTGCGCCGAGTCTCGCCGGCCTGGGGAGAATCCATGCCGAACAAGGTCAATACGCTCAAGCAGAGACCTTGCACGAACGTGCGCTCGGAATTCTGGAGCGCGCCCGCGGCCCCGATCACGTCGATTTGGCCGAAACGCTCGTCGGCTTAGCGGCGGTCCGTACGGGACAAGGCCGGAACGGCGAAGCGCTCGCGCTCTACGAGCGTGCTCGGGCGATCATCGAACGCACGTTTACCGCGGACCATCCGGAGTTGCAAGAAATCCGGCGCCATATCGACGCCATCCGCTCGGCGTGA
- a CDS encoding selenium-binding family protein yields the protein MQLKPDPTFYASAKDAMKAPPETLAYVALLSANGNGVPDRLAVVDANESSTSYATEIGGVDLPNTGDELHHFGWNACSAALCPFAPHPHVERRYLIVPGLRSSRIHVIDTKPNPAQPRIVRVIEPEEIVERTGYTRPHTVHCGPDAIYVSALGNADGDGPGGIFMLDCDTFDVIGPWEAERGPQYLAYDFWWHLTHDVMITSEWGTPNMIEGGLDPNLLLAGKYGHHLHFWDLRRRRHVQSIDLGAEQQMALELRPSHNPENTYGFVGVVISLKDLSSSIWLWHRKNGAWDVTKVIEIPAEPATPDQLPDLLKGFSAVPPLLSDIDLSLDDRYLYASCWGTGEMRQYDVSDPFNPKLVGTVRIGGIAKRTPHPAYPSKALAGGPQMVEISRDGRRVYFTNSLYRAWDDQFYPDGVNSWMVKLDVAGDGAMAFDSNFFVEFDPSRRVHQVRLQGGDASSDSYCYS from the coding sequence GTGCAGCTCAAACCCGATCCCACGTTCTACGCTTCGGCGAAAGATGCGATGAAAGCGCCGCCCGAAACACTTGCATACGTCGCGCTTTTGAGTGCGAACGGCAACGGGGTTCCCGATCGGCTTGCGGTGGTCGATGCAAACGAGTCGTCGACATCGTACGCGACGGAAATCGGCGGCGTCGACCTTCCGAATACCGGCGACGAACTCCATCACTTCGGCTGGAACGCATGCAGCGCCGCGCTCTGCCCATTCGCACCGCATCCTCACGTCGAGCGCCGCTATCTGATCGTGCCTGGCCTTCGTTCGTCGCGTATTCACGTCATCGATACCAAGCCCAATCCGGCGCAGCCGCGCATCGTGCGCGTGATCGAGCCCGAAGAAATCGTCGAACGCACCGGCTACACGCGTCCGCACACGGTGCACTGCGGCCCCGACGCCATTTATGTGAGCGCGCTGGGCAATGCCGACGGCGACGGCCCCGGCGGTATCTTCATGCTGGATTGCGACACGTTCGACGTCATCGGACCGTGGGAGGCGGAGCGGGGTCCGCAATATCTTGCCTACGATTTTTGGTGGCATCTCACGCATGACGTGATGATCACCAGCGAATGGGGCACCCCCAACATGATCGAGGGCGGCCTCGATCCAAATCTTCTGCTCGCCGGCAAGTACGGTCATCACCTTCACTTTTGGGACCTTCGCCGGCGCCGCCACGTGCAAAGCATCGATCTCGGCGCGGAGCAGCAGATGGCCCTGGAATTACGCCCTTCGCACAATCCGGAAAACACCTACGGCTTTGTCGGCGTGGTGATCTCGCTCAAAGATTTGTCGAGCTCCATTTGGCTCTGGCATCGGAAGAACGGCGCGTGGGACGTCACCAAGGTAATCGAAATTCCGGCCGAACCGGCCACTCCCGATCAGCTGCCCGACCTGCTCAAAGGTTTCTCGGCGGTGCCCCCGCTGCTCAGCGACATTGACCTATCGCTCGACGACCGCTACCTCTACGCATCGTGTTGGGGAACCGGCGAGATGCGCCAATACGATGTCAGCGATCCCTTCAATCCCAAACTCGTCGGCACGGTTCGGATCGGCGGCATTGCGAAGCGAACGCCGCACCCGGCGTACCCGTCCAAGGCGCTCGCCGGCGGACCGCAAATGGTCGAGATAAGCCGCGACGGACGCCGAGTTTACTTTACCAACTCGCTCTATCGCGCGTGGGACGACCAATTTTATCCCGACGGCGTAAATAGCTGGATGGTGAAGCTGGACGTCGCCGGCGACGGCGCGATGGCCTTCGACTCGAACTTCTTTGTCGAGTTCGATCCCTCGCGACGCGTGCATCAAGTCCGCCTGCAAGGCGGCGATGCATCGTCGGATTCGTATTGCTACTCGTAG